In Stigmatopora nigra isolate UIUO_SnigA chromosome 18, RoL_Snig_1.1, whole genome shotgun sequence, one genomic interval encodes:
- the LOC144211536 gene encoding prolyl 4-hydroxylase subunit alpha-1-like: MTELLYVEKDLLASLANYIEVEQTKLDQIKRWAQNQANILAFSIEDPESFLGHPLNAFSLLKRLNVDWGNLDRFLRTNLTSDFFDILGVGMEKFPDEVDQLGVAEALLRLQDTYELDTNTLSKGNLPGTSKLLTGLNVDDCYYLSMVAYKKDDFYHAILWLSQALRQLEQGETPTTVDAVTILDYLSYSLYMQRDLEGAIHYTKQLLRIDPVNQRALDNLFFFDFHLEKQKTGQETPEPLETGRGGYDAVYEQLCRGESVELTARRQSRLFCRYHDNHGHPNLLIGPVKEEDLWDQPRIVRYYDMVTDDDIKMIKELAKPNLLRSQVQDKDQNYAIPARISQNAWLGDMEYTVVDKLAKRLTDITGLDTSTAEKMQVVNYGVGGQYEPHIDFVEDDVEEPYAEFGTGNRIATWLLYISDVPAGGATVFPKVGAISSPIKGSAVFWYNLHPSGKGDFRTQHAACPVLVGSKWVANTWLHERGQEFRRRCGLQSTD, encoded by the exons ATGACAGAGCTGCTTTACGTAGAAAAAGACTTGTTGGCCTCGTTGGCGAATTACATTGAAGTGGAACAAACCAAGCTGGACCAAATCAAAAG GTGGGCTCAGAATCAGGCAAACATTTTGGCATTTTCCATCGAAGACCCCGAAAGCTTCTTGGGCCACCCTTTAAATGCCTTTTCGCTTCTGAAAAGGCTAAATGTTGACTGGGGCAATTTGGATAGGTTTTTACGCACCAACCTGACTTCTG atttttttgacatCCTCGGAGTCGGCATGGAGAAGTTCCCCGATGAGGTCGACCAACTAGGCGTGGCCGAAGCCCTCCTGAGGTTGCAGGACACGTACGAGCTGGACACAAACACCCTTTCCAAGGGGAACCTTCCTG GAACTTCCAAACTCCTGACCGGCCTGAACGTGGATGACTGCTACTACCTAAGCATGGTGGCGTACAAGAAAGATGACTTCTATCACGCCATTTTGTGGCTGTCTCAGGCACTCAGGCAGCTGGAACAGGGGGAGACCCCCACAACTGTGGATGCTGTTACAATCCTGGACTACCTAAGCTACTCTCTCTACATGCAAAGAGATCTGGAGGGCGCTATCCACTATACCAAGCAACTGCTACGGATTG atcctgTAAACCAGAGAGCTCTTGACAACCTCTTTTTCTTTGATTTCCAcctggaaaaacaaaagactggtcaGGAAACACCAGAACCACTCGAGACGGGACGAGGTGGTTACGACGCCGTGTACGAGCAGCTGTGTCGCGGCGAGAGCGTCGAGTTG ACAGCACGCAGGCAGAGCCGACTCTTTTGTCGTTACCATGACAACCATGGACATCCTAACCTCTTGATCGGTCCCGTGAAAGAGGAAGACTTGTGGGACCAACCTCGCATTGTCCGCTATTACGACATGGTGACGGATGAtgacattaaaatgataaaagaatTGGCTAAACCCAAT CTTTTACGCTCCCAAGTCCAAGACAAGGACCAGAATTATGCAATTCCGGCTAGAATCTCGCAAAA CGCGTGGTTGGGCGATATGGAGTACACAGTTGTGGACAAGCTGGCCAAGAGACTGACCGACATCACAGGCTTGGACACATCCACCGCTGAAAAGATGCAG GTTGTAAACTATGGGGTCGGAGGACAGTATGAACCACATATAGACTTTGTAGAG GATGATGTCGAAGAACCCTACGCAGAATTTGGCACAGGCAACCGCATCGCCACCTGGCTGCTTTAC ATAAGTGACGTACCGGCAGGGGGAGCTACGGTTTTTCCCAAAGTTGGCGCTATTTCTTCACCGATAAAG GGCTCGGCTGTCTTCTGGTACAATCTTCATCCCAGTGGAAAGGGAGATTTTCGGACACAACATGCCGCTTGTCCTGTTCTAGTGGGGAGCAAATGGG TGGCTAACACGTGGTTGCACGAACGAGGTCAAGAGTTCAGAAGACGATGTGGTCTCCAAAGTACTGACTGA
- the armc7 gene encoding armadillo repeat-containing protein 7, whose product MWKKESDRFEYLQTLVTEFQDTDSDEAKEQVLANLANFSYDPRNMEHLKQLQVADLFLDMLTEENDSFVEFGMGGLCNLSMDPECRDLLLQTDAIPLVTNCLSSPREETVLSAIGALMNLVVPTSGRRFSDVAVVECMLRFSMCESPRLRNLAELFLEDCCSEEQVFLARQDMMGRTQTALGIPLPKD is encoded by the exons ATGTGGAAGAAGGAATCTGACCGCTTTGAGTATTTGCAAACGCTCGTCACGGAATTTCAAGACACCGACAGCGATG AGGCAAAGGAGCAAGTTCTTGCCAATTTGGCCAACTTTTCATATGATCCGAGGAACATGGAGCACCTAAAGCAGCTTCAGGTAGCTGATCTCTTCCTGGACATGCTTACAGAGGAGAATGACAGCTTTGTGGAGTTTGGAATGG GAGGGCTTTGCAACCTCAGCATGGACCCGGAATGTCGGGATCTCCTCCTCCAGACCGACGCCATCCCCCTGGTCACGAATTGCTTATCCAGTCCTCGGGAGGAGACGGTCCTCTCGGCCATTGGAGCCCTCATGAACCTGGTCGTCCCGACGTCGGGCCGGCGCTTTTCCGACGTGGCTGTCGTGGAGTGCATGCTGCGCTTCTCCATGTGCGAGAGCCCACGTTTGCGGAACCTCGCCGAGCTCTTCCTGGAGGATTGCTGTAGTGAGGAGCAAGTTTTCCTAGCCCGGCAGGACATGATGGGACGGACGCAGACTGCGCTTGGTATCCCACTACCAAAAGACTGA